A stretch of the Medicago truncatula cultivar Jemalong A17 chromosome 5, MtrunA17r5.0-ANR, whole genome shotgun sequence genome encodes the following:
- the LOC11421116 gene encoding thiol-disulfide oxidoreductase LTO1: MATFTLTTLSPSFSSHFFAPVRFNRSPNLFYKNLHFPKLQSLKCSSSSSEPETSTIDWTYKLISGIAGIGFIETSYLAYLKFTGSDVFCPVGGDTCSSILNSDYAVVFGVPLPLIGMAAYSFVAALSLQLTTKKNLPFGVNRSNAQLVLLGSTTSMATASAYFLYILTTAFPESSCSYCLLSVLLSFSLFFLTLKDIGLQEKYKQLGLQLVIASLVILTLNTSYSSAKSTSSMAKIELPYFATEITTPSSPFALSLARYLHSIGAKMYGAFWCSHCLEQKEMFGREAAKQLDYVECFPDGYRTGTKMIDACLDAKIEGFPTWIINGQVLSGEVELSELAQASGYSESDQPS, encoded by the exons ATGGCTACCTTCACCCTCACAACACTATcaccttctttctcttctcattTCTTCGCACCGGTTCGGTTCAACCGTTCTCCGAACCTCTTCTACAAGAATCTGCACTTTCCGAAGCTGCAATCTCTCAAATGctcctcttcatcttcggaACCAGAAACCTCTACAATTGATTGGACATACAAGCTAATCTCAGGAATCGCCGGAATCGGATTCATCGAAACATCGTACCTTGCTTACCTTAAGTTCACTGGCTCCGATGTATTCTGCCCCGTCGGCGGCGATACTTGCTCCAGTATACTCAATAGTGATTACGCCGTCGTTTTTG GTGTACCTCTTCCTTTGATTGGGATGGCTGCGTATAGTTTTGTAGCTGCTCTTAGTCTTCAGTTAACTACAAAGAAGAATTTACCTTTTGGGGTTAACAGATCGAATGCTCAACTAGTATTGCTTGGAAGCACAACCTCAATGGCAACTGCTAGTGCTTATTTTTTGTACATTCTAACAACAGCGTTTCCTGAATCATCTTGCTCCTATTGCCTACTTTCGGTTCTCTTGTCGTTTTCGTTATTCTTTCTCACACTCAAG GACATTGGATTGCAAGAGAAGTACAAACAACTGGGTTTGCAGTTGGTTATTGCTAGCTTGGTGATTCTTACATTGAACACCTCCTATAGCAGTGCTAAATCTACCTCAAG CATGGCTAAAATTGAGCTGCCATATTTTGCAACCGAGATTACAACTCCATCAAGCCCCTTTGCTTTGTCTCTAGCAAGGTATTTGCATTCAATAGGAGCTAAAATGTATGGAGCTTTCTGGTGTTCACACTGTCTGGAACAAAAAGAG ATGTTTGGACGTGAGGCGGCGAAGCAATTGGATTACGTGGAATGTTTTCCTGACGGATATCGAACAGGAACTAAAATGATCGATGCATGTTTAGACGCCAAAATTGAAGGTTTCCCTACATGGATTATTAATGGCCAG GTTCTGAGTGGTGAAGTTGAATTATCGGAGTTGGCACAAGCGTCTGGTTATAGTGAATCTGATCAACCTAGTTAA
- the LOC11418767 gene encoding thiosulfate sulfurtransferase 16, chloroplastic: MKTMIATSFDVSAACFLTRPQILRQNTTITSFSFIKSSKFNKVHRSVVVQPKFSNFRTMCGLKGNLEEVVGVPTSVPVRVAHELLLAGHKYLDVRTTEEFNAGHAPGAINIPYMYKVGSGMTKNSNFVKEVSSHFRKEDEVIVGCQLGKRSMMAATDLLAAGFTGLTDIAGGYAAWTQNGLPTEQ; encoded by the exons ATGAAAACAATGATAGCAACTTCGTTTGATGTCTCCGCCGCATGCTTCCTTACACGTCCTCAAATTCTACGGCAGAACACGACCATAACAAG TTTTTCGTTTATAAAATCTTCCAAATTTAATAAGGTACACAGAAGTGTTGTTGTTCAACCAAAGTTTTCGAACTTCCG CACGATGTGTGGTTTAAAGGGGAATTTAGAAGAAGTTGTTGGAGTTCCAACCTCGGTGCCAGTGCGTGTAGCTCACGAGCTTCTTCTAGCTGGCCATAAGTATTTGGATGTAAG GACCACGGAAGAGTTTAATGCTGGACACGCTCCTGGTGCAATTAACATACCTTATATGTACAAAGTTGGATCAG GGATGACAAAGAACAGCAATTTTGTTAAAGAGGTCTCCTCACATTTTagaaaagaagatgaagttatTGTT GGTTGTCAGCTTGGGAAAAGGTCTATGATGGCTGCTACTGACTTGTTAGCTGCT GGGTTCACTGGACTCACAGACATAGCTGGTGGTTATGCTGCTTGGACTCAAAATGGACTTCCTACAGAACAATGA
- the LOC11434955 gene encoding serine/threonine-protein kinase STY8, with the protein MVIENDIESCGSRAVQSHANPRHHRQKLEVYNEVLRRIQDSDCEDALVPGFDDQLWLHFNRLPARYALDVNVERAEDVLAHKRLLELAEDPANRPAFQVRLVQVYPFAGANHNDSSVHSDPSEKDDAQSSLNYSLKQGIHPPPTFGSSSNLEALALHTNKNNIEDGDNTMGVTPNFNRPMHEITFSTIDKPKLLSQLTSILGEIGLNIQEAHAFSTSDGFSLDVFVVEGWPNEETEELKGVLEKEILKVKDQYLSNQGTLYSSNDQYQTRMESSPDCIQIPFDGADVWEIDPSQLKYENKVGSGSFGDLFRGSYCSQDVAIKVLKPERISTDMLKEFAQEVYIMRKIRHKNVVQFIGACTRPPNLCIVTEFMSRGSLYDFLHRQKGVFKLPSLLKVAIDVSKGMNYLHQNNIIHRDLKTANLLMDENELVKVADFGVARVQTQSGVMTAETGTYRWMAPEVIEHKPYDQKADVFSFGIALWELLTGELPYSYLTPLQAAVGVVQKGLRPTIPKNTHPRISELLQRCWQQDPKERPAFSEIIEILQHIAKEVNDVDRHKDKSSHGFLSSLRRGHH; encoded by the exons ATGGTGATCGAGAATGACATTGAGAGTTGCGGAAGCAGAGCGGTGCAATCACACGCGAATCCTCGCCATCACCGCCAGAAACTTGAAGTATACAATGAAGTTCTTCGTCGAATTCAAGATTCCGATTGCGAAGACGCTCTTGTTCCTGGTTTCGATGATCAACTCTGGCTTCACTTCAATCGTCTTCCCGCTAG GTATGCATTGGATGTGAATGTGGAGAGAGCAGAAGATGTTCTTGCTCATAAGAGATTGCTCGAGCTAGCAGAAGATCCTGCGAATCGTCCTGCATTTCAAGTTCGTTTAGTACAG GTATATCCTTTTGCTGGTGCAAATCATAACGATTCTTCAGTGCATTCAGATCCTTCTGAGAAAGATGATGCACAAAGTTCTCTTAACTATTCTTTAAAGCAGGG AATTCATCCACCACCTACGTTTGGTTCTTCCTCTAACCTTGAAGCTCTTGCACttcatacaaataaaaataacattgaaGATGGAGACAATACTATGGGTGTGACGCCAAATTTTAACAG GCCCATGCACGAGATTACCTTTTCAACAATTGACAAGCCTAAACTCCTTAGTCAG TTAACTTCAATACTTGGTGAGATTGGACTAAATATTCAAGAAGCTCATGCGTTTTCCACCTCTGATGGGTTTTCCCTGGATGTCTTCGTCGTTGAGGGATGGCCTAATGAG GAAACTGAGGAGCTTAAAGGTGTGTTGGAAAAGGAAATTTTGAAGGTTAAG GACCAATATCTGTCAAATCAGGGCACACTTTATTCCTCAAATGATCAATACCAGACTAGGATGGAATCCTCCCCTGATTGCATACAAATACCATTTGATGGAGCTGATGTCTGGGAAATTGATCCCAGCCAgctaaaatatgaaaacaaagTTGGATCTGGATCATTTGGTGACTT ATTCAGAGGCAGTTATTGCAGTCAAGATGTGGCTATCAAAGTTCTTAAGCCTGAACGCATAAGTACAGATATGCTGAAAGAGTTTGCACAGGAAGTTTATATCATGAG GAAGATTCGACACAAGAATGTTGTTCAGTTCATTGGTGCTTGTACTCGGCCTCCAAATCTTTGTATTGTTACCG AGTTTATGTCGAGAGGAAGCTTATATGACTTTCTGCACAGACAAAAGGGTGTCTTTAAGCTTCCATCTTTACTAAAAGTAGCCATTGATGTTTCCAAGGGAATGAACTATTTgcaccaaaataatattattcacaGGGACCTCAAGACTGCCAATCTTCTGATGGACGAAAATGAA TTGGTCAAGGTTGCTGATTTTGGGGTTGCCAGAGTGCAAACTCAGTCTGGAGTGATGACAGCTGAAACTGGAACGTACCGCTGGATGGCTCCTGAG GTCATTGAACACAAACCATATGACCAGAAGGCAGATGTTTTCAGTTTTGGAATAGCACTCTGGGAGCTTTTAACTGGAGAG CTGCCTTACTCTTACTTGACCCCATTACAAGCAGCAGTTGGTGTGGTGCAGAAG GGTCTACGGCCTACAATTCCCAAAAATACACATCCAAGAATTTCTGAACTACTACAGCGGTGCTGGCAACAAGATCCAAAGGAGAGACCAGCCTTTTCTGAAATAATTGAAATTCTCCAACACATAGCAAAAGAG GTTAATGATGTAGATCGGCATAAAGATAAGTCATCACACGGTTTCCTTTCATCACTTAGGCGTGGCCATCACTGA